A genomic region of Rhipicephalus sanguineus isolate Rsan-2018 chromosome 1, BIME_Rsan_1.4, whole genome shotgun sequence contains the following coding sequences:
- the LOC119399873 gene encoding GATA-type zinc finger protein 1-like — MTSQSDFGSSEFRCGACEHSAPSLCPKSFALADVRRFDGSGGLKVFPYDNRYCEPYQPCACSPPSDKYMRRCSPSEASRSHSRNTPDGAWYLADSAPVDVNCGLFSPPSRHAELRSSDLDYEPFSTYGETERLIKIHYLAEELVAREAAVAATNHDDTDWEEVDSGSCSSPETSPAKSPFPSMTSLSLKTLTESSLMPLAETADTSVRASVQEASSGKCSSTISAGASKKQPPTESVELSSPLTSCGLDIARCSNDSPGGHPSSAAATQGCGRRKKAVPRKSPTADDPNFKGAVVHMRLQMVNGKPKLKMDHYYNNMQRRAVLRRHYAEISESEDEFEFARREDVEQQDKQCASCATKLTPLWRDAEDGTPLCNACGIRYKKYKVRCTRCWHIPRKNDNTRSNCKECGATLRFVVRKSSN, encoded by the exons ATGACTTCGCAAAGTGACTTCGGCTCTTCGGAGTTCCGTTGCGGCGCCTGTGAGCACTCGGCGCCTTCGCTCTGTCCCAAGTCGTTCGCTCTAGCTGACGTGCGGCGCTTCGATGGCTCCGGCGGACTGAAGGTCTTTCCGTACGACAACCGTTATTGCGAACCGTACCAGCCGTGCGCCTGCAGCCCACCGTCTGACAAGTATATGCGGCGTTGTTCTCCGAGCGAGGCAAGCCGTTCTCATTCAAGGAACACTCCGGATGGTGCCTGGTACCTGGCGGACAGCGCTCCGGTTGACGTCAACTGCGGACTTTTCTCTCCGCCATCACGGCACGCGGAGTTGCGTTCCAGCGACCTAGACTATGAACCTTTCAGCACCTACGGTGAGACGGAAAGGCTTATAAAGATTCATTACTTGGCTGAAGAGCTGGTTgcccgcgaagcggccgtggctgcCACTAACCACGACGACACCGACTGGGAGGAAGTCGACAGTGGATCCTGCTCAAGTCCAGAGACGAGTCCTGCCAAGTCGCCGTTCCCGTCGATGACCTCGCTGAGCTTGAAGACCCTGACAGAGTCGTCGCTCATGCCTCTCGCCGAAACAGCGGACACGTCTGTTCGCGCGTCTGTCCAGGAGGCCTCTAGCGGCAAGTGTTCTTCCACGATCTCAGCGGGGGCTTCGAAGAAGCAGCCGCCGACTGAATCCGTCGAGCTGTCGTCGCCTCTTACGTCTTGCGGACTCGACATCGCGAGGTGCTCGAACGATTCTCCCGGAGGACATCCATCGAGTGCTGCGGCGACTCAGGGCTGCGGTCGTCGAAAGAAGGCGGTTCCGCGAAAGAGTCCCACCGCCGACGACCCCAACTTCAAGGGCGCCGTTGTTCACATGCGGCTCCAGATGGTCAACGGAAAGCCGAAGCTCAAGATGGATCATTACTACAA CAACATGCAGCGACGAGCAGTTCTACGACGTCACTACGCCGAGATAAGCGAATCCGAGGACGAGTTTGAGTTCGCCAGAAGGGAGGACGTTGAGCAGCAAG ACAAACAGTGCGCGTCTTGCGCCACGAAGCTAACACCGCTGTGGAGAGACGCCGAAGACGGCACGCCGTTATGCAACGCGTGCGGCATCAG GTACAAGAAGTACAAAGTGCGCTGTACCCGTTGCTGGCACATTCCCAGGAAGAACGATAACACCCGCAGCAACTGCAAGGAGTGCGGGGCCACACTTCGTTTCGTGGTGCGAAAGTCGtccaactga